A genomic stretch from Telopea speciosissima isolate NSW1024214 ecotype Mountain lineage chromosome 7, Tspe_v1, whole genome shotgun sequence includes:
- the LOC122666645 gene encoding 10 kDa chaperonin-like, with amino-acid sequence MAKRLIPFLNRVLVEKVVPPSKTDAGILLPEKISKLNSGKVVAVGPGSRGSDGKLIPVGVKEGDSVLLPEYGGTTVKLGDKEYHLYRDDDILGTLHD; translated from the exons ATGGCAAAGCGCTTGATCCCATTTTTGAATCGTGTCTTGGTGGAGAAAGTCGTTCCTCCATCGAAAACTGATGCCGGAATTTTACTCCCTGAGAAGATCTCCAAG CTGAACTCTGGTAAAGTTGTTGCGGTGGGTCCTGGATCTCGTGGTAGCGATGGGAAACTTATTCCTGTTGGTGTAAAAGAGGGAGACTCTGTACTTTTACCTGAATACGGAGGAACGACAGTAAAACTTGGTGATAAAGA GTATCATCTGTATAGAGATGATGATATACTGGGGACACTGCATGACTGA
- the LOC122667354 gene encoding probable receptor-like protein kinase At2g21480 — protein sequence MAAIAQQLLNPVVVFYISLFFLSMNSIVVIVNSAADTTFTPSDNYLIDCGSSSTSNLHNGKTFKSDKQSTSYLSTKSDIQVAVPSADVPSPIYLTARIFVEESTYVFRMVRPGWHWIRLHFFPMENSEFDLTHSVFSVETDDVVLLHSFSITNKTTWIMKEYLLNVTTERVTLRFSPLRNSAAFINAIEVVSAPDSLISDVGSSIVPIGEFTGLSTHSYQTLYRLNMGGATITPNNDTLGRTWEPDLRYLMARGLAKTVSVAPSIITYPEGVSPLIAPNLVYATAIEMADARVTNPNFNVTWRFDIDPAFGYVLRLHFCDIVSKALNDLYFNVYINGKMAISALDLSSITGDLAVPYYKDIVANASVLSDKLMIQIGPINQETGSVNAILNGLEVLKMSNSVGSLDGEFGVDGSKSSSAGTKGTVAAVGFAMMFGAFVGLGAMVIKWYKRPQDWERRNSFSSWLLPLHAGHSSFMTGSKNSGGSQKSGYGNFYSSTLGLGRYFSFAELQEATKNFDQNAVIGVGGFGNVYIGVLDDGTQVAVKRGNPQSEQGITEFQTEIQMLSKLRHRHLVSLIGYCDENSEMILVYEYMSNGPLRDHLYGKNLPPLSWKQRLEISIGAARGLHYLHTGAAQGIIHRDVKTTNILLDENLIAKMADFGLSKNAPTMEQTHVSTAVKGSFGYLDPEYFRRQQLTDKSDVYSFGVVLFEVLCARPAINPALPREQVNLAEWAMQWKRKGLLDKVIDPHLVGVINPESMKKFAEAAEKCLADYGVDRPSMGDVLWNLEYALQLQEASSQAKKDEENRAAAEAATAAAPSPRAVIPPIPTTADVKANADHRSTGGDDDDDEPAAQVHAISEDSGTAMFAKQLTEINGR from the coding sequence ATGGCGGCAATAGCTCAGCAGCTCCTCAACCCAGTTGTTGTCTTCTACATTTCCTTGTTCTTTCTCTCTATGAATTCCATAGTTGTCATAGTCAATTCTGCCGCCGACACCACCTTCACCCCAAGTGACAATTACCTGATCGATTGTGGTTCTTCTTCCACCTCCAACCTTCACAACGGTAAAACCTTCAAGTCAGACAAGCAATCTACTTCTTACCTTTCCACCAAGAGCGATATTCAGGTAGCCGTCCCTTCCGCAGACGTGCCTTCTCCTATTTATTTAACGGCAAGGATCTTCGTGGAGGAATCCACCTATGTCTTCCGCATGGTTCGCCCTGGTTGGCATTGGATCCGTCTCCATTTCTTCCCCATGGAAAACTCTGAATTCGACCTTACCCACTCGGTTTTCTCCGTGGAAACCGATGATGTTGTCCTCCTCCACAGCTTTAGTATCACCAACAAAACCACATGGATTATGAAGGAGTACCTCCTCAACGTCACCACTGAGCGTGTCACCCTCAGGTTTTCCCCATTACGTAACTCTGCTGCTTTCATCAATGCCATCGAAGTTGTTTCCGCACCCGACAGCCTTATCTCCGACGTAGGCTCCTCCATTGTCCCCATTGGCGAATTCACCGGCCTCTCCACCCATTCGTACCAGACCTTGTACCGCCTCAACATGGGTGGCGCCACCATCACTCCCAATAACGATACGCTCGGCCGCACCTGGGAGCCTGACCTCCGCTACCTCATGGCTAGGGGCCTTGCCAAGACCGTTTCTGTCGCTCCCAGCATCATCACCTACCCCGAAGGCGTCTCCCCCTTGATCGCACCTAATTTGGTTTATGCCACCGCCATAGAGATGGCCGATGCCCGCGTTACCAATCCAAACTTTAACGTCACTTGGAGATTTGACATCGATCCAGCCTTTGGCTACGTTCTCCGCCTCCATTTCTGCGACATTGTCAGCAAGGCCCTCAATGACCTTTACTTCAACGTCTACATCAACGGCAAGATGGCAATCTCCGCCCTAGACTTGTCCTCCATCACCGGCGACCTGGCTGTTCCATACTATAAGGACATCGTCGCCAACGCCTCTGTGCTGTCGGATAAGCTGATGATCCAAATTGGCCCAATCAACCAGGAAACCGGCTCCGTGAATGCCATCCTCAATGGATTGGAGGTCCTAAAGATGAGCAACTCTGTAGGGAGCTTGGACGGGGAGTTCGGGGTGGACGGATCCAAGTCTTCCTCCGCAGGGACGAAGGGGACAGTTGCAGCGGTCGGGTTTGCCATGATGTTCGGAGCGTTCGTGGGGTTGGGCGCTATGGTAATCAAGTGGTACAAGAGACCCCAAGACTGGGAGAGGAGGAACAGCTTCTCATCATGGCTGCTACCACTCCATGCCGGCCACTCCAGCTTCATGACCGGTAGCAAGAACTCTGGTGGATCCCAAAAAAGTGGGTATGGCAACTTCTACTCCTCCACTTTGGGATTGGGTCGCTACTTCTCCTTCGCGGAGCTTCAAGAAGCGACGAAGAACTTCGATCAGAACGCAGTGATCGGTGTGGGAGGATTCGGCAATGTCTACATAGGGGTGTTAGATGACGGGACCCAGGTGGCTGTGAAGCGAGGGAACCCTCAATCAGAACAAGGGATCACAGAATTCCAGACGGAGATCCAAATGCTGTCGAAATTGCGGCATAGGCATCTAGTGTCCCTGATCGGCTACTGCGATGAGAACTCGGAGATGATACTGGTGTACGAGTACATGTCCAACGGACCATTGAGAGACCACCTGTACGGGAAGAACTTGCCGCCGCTGTCCTGGAAACAAAGGTTAGAGATAAGTATAGGAGCTGCGAGAGGGCTACACTACCTGCACACAGGAGCGGCGCAAGGGATCATACACAGAGATGTGAAGACCACTAACATCTTATTGGATGAAAACCTAATCGCCAAAATGGCAGACTTTGGGCTATCGAAAAATGCACCCACCATGGAGCAGACTCATGTGAGCACAGCTGTAAAGGGTAGTTTCGGCTACCTGGACCCAGAATACTTCAGGAGACAACAGCTCACAGACAAGTCTGATGTGTACTCATTTGGGGTTGTACTGTTCGAAGTGCTGTGCGCGAGGCCTGCCATTAACCCAGCACTCCCTAGGGAACAAGTGAACCTGGCAGAGTGGGCGATGCAATGGAAGAGGAAGGGGTTGTTGGACAAGGTGATTGACCCTCATCTAGTTGGGGTGATCAACCCAGAGTCGATGAAGAAGTTTGCTGAGGCTGCAGAGAAGTGCTTGGCGGATTATGGTGTGGACAGGCCATCCATGGGAGATGTGCTTTGGAATCTGGAGTATGCATTACAATTGCAGGAAGCTTCTTCCCAAGCGAAGAAGGATGAGGAAAACAGAGCTGCGGCGGAAGCTGCAACAGCCGCTGCTCCGTCCCCTAGGGCGGTTATCCCACCAATCCCAACTACTGCAGATGTAAAAGCAAATGCAGATCATCGGAGTACCGGAGgagacgacgacgacgacgaacCAGCTGCACAGGTACATGCCATTAGTGAGGATTCAGGAACTGCAATGTTTGCTAAGCAACTAACGGAGATCAACGGTCGTTAA
- the LOC122667357 gene encoding cytochrome P450 89A2-like codes for MDIWFVIVLSICLCAALKLLVDLVSHNKSNQTNPSLPPGPFKVPLIGSFLWFQGGFSQIEQILSNLRHKYGPIITLHIGSRPSIFITNHSLAHQALIENGAIFADRPPTMSILRLINSSQHNINSARYGPLWRLLRRNLTSEILHPSRVKSFGYARKWVLEMLTERLKHHVESGEPVQVMDHFQYTMFCLLVLMCLGEKLDEKVIREIEESQRTLLVNGGRFRVFAFFGNLGKIVFRKRWLQLLEMRRRQESVLIPLIRARRERKEKKQENSDDEFVVSYVDTLFDLQIPEEGGRKLSEEEMVTLCSEFLNAGTDTTSTALQWIMANLVKHQEIQEKLHSEIEGVVSSGEERIKDADLQKIPYLKAVVLEGLRRHPPGHFVLPHAVTEDIVLDGHVIPKKATVNFVVSEMGWDPNVWENPMEFKPERFLRSNEGEVFDITGSREIKMMPFGAGRRICPGLALALHHLEYFVANLVRDFKWTAVDGDDVDLSEKQEFTVVMKNPLRPHLSPRVK; via the coding sequence ATGGATATCTGGTTTGTCATCGTCCTCTCGATCTGCCTCTGTGCAGCCCTCAAACTATTAGTCGATCTCGTTTCTCACAACAAATCCAACCAAACAAATCCCTCTCTTCCACCAGGCCCTTTCAAAGTACCCTTAATCGGCAGTTTCCTCTGGTTTCAGGGTGGATTCTCACAAATTGAGCAAATCCTCTCCAACCTCCGCCACAAGTATGGCCCCATCATCACCCTCCACATCGGCTCACGACCATCGATCTTCATCACCAACCACTCCCTTGCCCATCAAGCCCTCATTGAGAACGGTGCCATCTTTGCCGACCGCCCACCCACCATGTCCATCCTTCGCCTCATAAACAGCAGCCAACACAACATCAATTCCGCTCGCTATGGCCCTCTTTGGCGACTCCTCCGCCGGAATCTCACCTCCGAAATCCTCCACCCTTCTCGGGTTAAATCCTTCGGTTACGCTCGCAAATGGGTCTTGGAGATGTTAACTGAAAGATTGAAACATCATGTTGAATCTGGGGAGCCCGTGCAAGTGATGGATCATTTCCAGTACACCATGTTTTGCTTGCTGGTCCTCATGTGCTTGGGAGAAAAGCTCGATGAGAAGGTCATCAGAGAGATCGAAGAATCGCAGAGGACCCTTCTTGTCAATGGGGGAAGATTTAGAGTCTTTGCGTTCTTTGGAAATTTGGGGAAAATAGTCTTCAGAAAACGCTGGCTCCAATTGCTTGAGATGCGCCGCAGACAAGAATCTGTTCTCATTCCTTTAATAAGAGCCCgcagagaaagaaaggagaagaaacaagagaactCAGATGATGAATTTGTAGTCTCTTACGTCGATACACTATTTGATCTTCAAATCccagaagaaggaggaagaaagctATCCGAGGAAGAAATGGTGACTCTCTGCTCGGAGTTTCTAAACGCCGGCACCGATACGACGTCTACAGCGTTGCAGTGGATCATGGCAAACCTGGTGAAACACCAAGAAATCCAAGAGAAGCTCCATTCTGAAATCGAAGGAGTTGTTAGTTCAGGAGAAGAGAGGATCAAAGATGCGGATTTGCAGAAGATCCCATATCTGAAGGCAGTCGTTTTGGAAGGGTTGAGGCGACACCCACCGGGCCATTTTGTGCTGCCACATGCTGTGACGGAAGATATCGTGTTGGACGGACATGTTATACCAAAGAAAGCTACGGTGAATTTTGTGGTTTCTGAGATGGGGTGGGACCCAAATGTTTGGGAAAATCCAATGGAATTCAAGCCAGAGAGATTCTTGAGGAgcaatgaaggagaagtattcGATATAACAGGGAGCAGGGAGATTAAGATGATGCCCTTTGGTGCAGGGAGGAGGATTTGCCCTGGACTTGCTTTAGCTTTACATCACTTGGAGTATTTTGTGGCCAATTTAGTCAGGGATTTCAAATGGACGGCTGTGGATGGTGATGATGTTGACTTGTCAGAGAAGCAAGAGTTCACAGTCGTGATGAAGAACCCATTGCGGCCCCACTTATCTCCGAGGGTTAAATAA